One genomic region from bacterium encodes:
- a CDS encoding sugar phosphate nucleotidyltransferase has protein sequence MRNTVALLLAGGMGSRLNILGWMRAKPAVPFGGCYRLIDFTLSNAMYSGIQQIGILTQYRPYSLMGHIGSGESWDLIGRSRSAKVLPPSTGIDDYDWYRGTADAVAQNMQFVHRYQAERLLVLSGDHIYRMNYAPMVAFHKEKKAHITIAMMRVPWEETRHFGIGITNKEQRIIEWEEKPEKAKSNLASMGVYVFDVEYLEDALAKRSGHDFGKNIIRDAIKTKNVYAYPFEGYWADVGTIKAYWQASMDILLPESGLRLQEWGVRTNFDEEGLKGDRPPVHIGSEARVINSLVSAGCRIEGFVQNSILSPGVRIEKGAEVIDSVIMQDALVSANARLFRVIADKHARFGEGVVAGGVEADEPNEKYPEHLYSGLTVVGKRADIPAGIRIAANTIVEPLASESSFSGITLRTGSYVKR, from the coding sequence ATGAGAAATACCGTCGCGTTACTGCTCGCCGGCGGCATGGGCAGCCGCCTCAACATCCTGGGCTGGATGCGCGCCAAGCCGGCCGTCCCCTTTGGCGGTTGTTATCGGCTCATCGATTTCACGCTCAGCAATGCCATGTATTCCGGCATTCAGCAGATCGGCATTCTCACGCAGTACCGGCCCTACTCCCTCATGGGCCACATTGGCTCGGGCGAATCGTGGGATCTGATCGGCCGCAGTCGCAGCGCCAAGGTGCTGCCCCCCTCCACCGGCATCGACGATTATGACTGGTACAGGGGCACGGCGGATGCCGTCGCCCAGAATATGCAGTTCGTGCACCGCTATCAGGCAGAGCGCCTCCTGGTTCTATCCGGAGATCATATCTATCGCATGAATTATGCCCCTATGGTGGCCTTTCACAAGGAGAAAAAGGCCCATATCACCATCGCCATGATGCGCGTGCCCTGGGAGGAGACGCGGCATTTCGGTATCGGCATCACCAACAAGGAACAGCGCATCATCGAATGGGAGGAAAAGCCGGAAAAGGCCAAGAGCAACCTCGCTTCGATGGGCGTCTATGTCTTCGATGTGGAATATCTCGAGGATGCGCTGGCGAAGCGCAGCGGCCATGATTTCGGCAAAAATATCATCCGCGATGCGATCAAGACCAAAAATGTCTATGCCTATCCCTTCGAAGGCTACTGGGCGGATGTCGGGACGATCAAGGCCTATTGGCAGGCGAGCATGGATATCCTGCTGCCGGAATCGGGCCTGCGGCTACAGGAGTGGGGGGTTCGTACCAATTTCGACGAGGAGGGGCTCAAGGGCGACCGGCCGCCGGTGCATATCGGCAGCGAGGCGCGGGTGATCAATTCGCTGGTCTCGGCGGGCTGCCGGATTGAAGGATTCGTGCAGAATAGCATCCTTTCTCCCGGCGTCCGCATCGAAAAGGGCGCGGAGGTGATCGATTCGGTGATCATGCAGGACGCGTTGGTGAGCGCCAATGCCCGGCTTTTCCGGGTGATCGCCGACAAACATGCCCGTTTCGGTGAAGGCGTTGTCGCCGGGGGCGTGGAAGCCGACGAGCCCAATGAAAAATATCCCGAACACCTCTACAGCGGTCTGACGGTCGTCGGCAAGCGGGCGGACATCCCGGCCGGCATCCGGATTGCCGCCAATACCATCGTCGAGCCGCTGGCGTCCGAGAGCAGTTTCTCCGGTATCACCTTGCGAACCGGTTCCTATGTAAAACGCTGA
- a CDS encoding DUF481 domain-containing protein: MNRHARIIAMLLLLAAAFPAAQGQINTERFRRATQKKGFEGNLDLDLTLMTGNTDFRLIGLNSRLNFNWTTAYTFLVLNGGIGWSSGDRFMDQNTAHLRHVFLLSSRLQNEWFVQFDSNRKRHLSGRELAGAGLRLKMLTSQLAKLRLGAAWMYEREHYDLAAGNHHPRVQKTHRLSTYATWELGREGGLSLLSVTYFQPALNGWRDNRILSENALAMDLTTFLALKLGFTLRRDSRPPDGVKKLDTITKTTLSVRF; the protein is encoded by the coding sequence ATGAACCGACACGCCCGGATCATCGCCATGCTGCTGTTGCTGGCGGCAGCGTTCCCTGCCGCGCAAGGCCAGATCAACACGGAACGCTTCCGCCGTGCCACACAGAAGAAAGGATTCGAGGGCAACCTCGACCTCGATCTCACCCTCATGACCGGAAATACCGATTTCCGTCTGATCGGACTCAACAGCCGTCTCAACTTCAACTGGACCACAGCCTATACCTTTCTGGTCCTCAACGGCGGGATCGGCTGGAGCAGCGGCGATCGTTTCATGGACCAGAACACCGCCCACTTACGCCATGTTTTCCTGCTGAGCAGCCGACTGCAAAATGAATGGTTTGTCCAGTTCGACAGCAACCGCAAACGCCACCTGAGCGGCCGCGAACTCGCCGGGGCAGGTCTTCGGCTCAAAATGCTCACGTCGCAGCTGGCTAAATTGCGCCTCGGCGCCGCCTGGATGTACGAACGGGAGCATTACGACCTGGCGGCCGGCAACCATCATCCACGCGTACAGAAAACCCACCGCCTCAGCACCTATGCCACCTGGGAACTCGGGCGCGAGGGCGGTCTCTCCCTGCTGAGCGTGACCTACTTTCAGCCCGCCTTAAATGGTTGGCGTGACAACCGGATCCTCTCTGAAAATGCCCTGGCGATGGATCTCACCACCTTTCTCGCACTCAAACTCGGCTTCACCCTCCGTCGTGACAGCCGCCCGCCCGACGGGGTGAAGAAGCTGGACACGATAACCAAAACCACCCTTTCGGTCCGATTTTAG
- a CDS encoding protease inhibitor I42 family protein, with the protein MIPIETLLCIGMLLLTCSQNPPANLLTREDQGKLIPCQVHQEFVVALESNPTTGFSWQLSKGDNPHIKLLREEFIPNDPKRLGAPGKQLFHFQAMAIGQAPLIMEYRRAWERDAEPAKIFSVTLVVSN; encoded by the coding sequence ATGATTCCCATCGAGACCTTGCTTTGCATCGGCATGCTCCTGCTGACCTGCTCCCAGAATCCACCAGCGAACCTGCTCACCCGTGAAGATCAGGGCAAACTCATCCCCTGTCAGGTACATCAGGAATTTGTCGTCGCGCTTGAGAGCAATCCGACGACGGGCTTCTCCTGGCAGTTGAGCAAGGGGGATAATCCCCATATCAAGCTGCTGCGGGAGGAGTTCATTCCGAACGACCCGAAGCGTCTTGGTGCACCGGGTAAACAACTCTTTCATTTCCAGGCGATGGCCATCGGTCAAGCACCCCTGATCATGGAATACCGGCGGGCATGGGAACGGGACGCAGAACCCGCCAAAATCTTTTCCGTCACCCTGGTCGTCAGTAACTAA